The Chryseobacterium shigense region ATATTTTCCAACTGGGTTTTCAATGTCTTTTTAAGATCTTCCCGTTGATCAGCAGTAAAATAAAGAGCCTGCTTTAAACGGTTCTGGGGAAGATGAATAAGCCATCCACAGCTTTCATTATTAATTTCAGGCAAAGCACGGATGTCAGTTGTAATTACGGGAACACCTGCTGCCTGCATTTCCAAAACAGAAAAGCCATAAGTGTCAGACCAGGTCGGCAAAAGACCGAAATGGGCACTTTTGATAAGCTCTATCACTTTTTCGTTAGGAATGTTTTCATAAATGTTGATCCATTCTTCTTTTTTGAGCATTTCCCGGGTTTCCTGAGCTTCTTTTTCAGTGACTCTGGTTACGTAATTATCTGTTTTAAAAGAAGAGATAATGCTAAGTTTGAAATTATACTTTTGTCTTAATTTCTTTAAAACGTCTATCATTTCAGAGCCACCTTTCAGATGAAACTGGGTTCCTACAAAAATAAGGTGAAATGTTTCCATGTTTTTGTAGATCTCTTCCGAATCTCTTGAAATAATTTCCTGAGAGGGATGAATAACTGAAAGCTTAGACTTTACATTTTCCTGAAATTCAGGGTAGTTTTTCAGAAGTTCCAGCTGGATATTGGCAGAAGCCTGAGAAATTGAAATAATTCCCAGACAGCTTTTTTTACTGATTTTCCCGAATGCATTTTCCGTTTTTTTATTACGGGTATGCTGAGGTTCGGTTTTCTGATGGTCATCTTTGGTTTCGGGAAACCTGGGAACAAGCGTTTCAAAAGAAGCCACCCACTTCTGGGAAGAATAATTGATATCGTTATAAAGATGAAGGACATCAATCTTGGGACTTTGATAAAAGAAATACTTCCCTTCAAAATCCGTTTTCTTCCTGAATAAGATTTTTTTTACAGTAGCTAGTGAATGGAAAAGATTGTTGTTCTTTCTTAGAAAAACATACTCATATCCCGGAACCTTATTCAGGATATTTCTTTTAATGGGATAGCCATTTTCCGCCAGACCTATTCTCATCATTACTGTAAATGATTTTTATTGTTCTGAAACCAAAGTGCAAGGATCAGCAGACTCCAGTGCTGATGGTGTTTGTTAAGCTTTTTTTGTACCTCGTTAAAATCCAGATACTTGAAGATATAGCTGTTTTTGTTTTCAAGGAGTTCTTTGCTTAGGCTCTGAAGCTCCGGTTCTTTGAACCATTCGGTTACAGAAGCCCCGAAGCCGTTCTTGCCACGCTTTGCAATTTCTTCTGTCCATGCCTGGGAATAGGCTTTTCTCAGTATAATCTTATCTTCTGTAGAGTTTACCTTATACTGCCACGGCATCTGGATACAGAATTCTGCAAAATCAATATCAAGGAAAGGAATTCTTACCTCTACGGAATTGTACATAGAGGTTCTGTCTCCCTTAAGAAGCATATTGGCGGGTACATATTTCT contains the following coding sequences:
- a CDS encoding glycosyltransferase family 4 protein, which codes for MMRIGLAENGYPIKRNILNKVPGYEYVFLRKNNNLFHSLATVKKILFRKKTDFEGKYFFYQSPKIDVLHLYNDINYSSQKWVASFETLVPRFPETKDDHQKTEPQHTRNKKTENAFGKISKKSCLGIISISQASANIQLELLKNYPEFQENVKSKLSVIHPSQEIISRDSEEIYKNMETFHLIFVGTQFHLKGGSEMIDVLKKLRQKYNFKLSIISSFKTDNYVTRVTEKEAQETREMLKKEEWINIYENIPNEKVIELIKSAHFGLLPTWSDTYGFSVLEMQAAGVPVITTDIRALPEINNESCGWLIHLPQNRLKQALYFTADQREDLKKTLKTQLENILENIFTNPEQLPEKSKKSLERIRKEHDPAIVSEKLKAIYSKA